In Brachyhypopomus gauderio isolate BG-103 chromosome 11, BGAUD_0.2, whole genome shotgun sequence, a single genomic region encodes these proteins:
- the LOC143527315 gene encoding voltage-gated monoatomic cation channel TMEM109 isoform X1: MLGLGLAVLALTAACYGGTTPQEETSSRGSGGSGPALSVLIDEYNLGSQAIEAFFTNTLGYLESLCGQETVHTGVMFVEMVLRFVAEGAASGLNVIAVYVSEILRVTGVGDPVSIPHFTPEGVFSVAKWALIAVIGYWLVCVVLRVAMALLKRVFWLLKLVVVARIFVRIVSDPNASPETTATRLSVLVVFCAVVSVATRAASGTNLQWMENRLKSLEERIKVLEKTKWSDD; this comes from the exons ATGCTCGGTTTGGGGCTCGCCGTTCTGGCCCTAACAGCGGCATGTTATGGGGGAACTACGCCGCAGGAGGAGACCTCCAGCCGGGGTTCGGGCGGCTCTGGGCCCGCCCTCTCTGTCCTCATCGACGAGTACAATCTTGGCAGCCAGGCAATTGAAGCTTTTTTTACG AACACACTAGGGTACCTCGAATCACTGTGTGGGCAAGAGACCGTCCACACTGGTGTCATG TTTGTGGAGATGGTGCTACGGTTCGTGGCGGAAGGCGCTGCCAGTGGACTCAACGTCATCGCCGTTTACGTGTCGGAGATTCTCCGTGTGACCGGAGTAGGGG ATCCAGTGTCGATCCCACACTTCACTCCTGAGGGTGTGTTCTCGGTTGCCAAGTGGGCACTCATAGCGGTGATTGGCTACTGGCTTGTGTGTGTCGTGCTGCGTGTTGCCATGGCGCTGCTGAAGCGGGTGTTCTGGCTGCTGAAGCTGGTCGTGGTCGCGCGAATCTTTGTGCGTATCGTCAGCGATCCGAACGCCTCCCCCGAAACCACGGCGACGCGCCTGTCCGTGCTGGTGGTCTTCTGCGCCGTCGTGAGCGTGGCCACCAGGGCCGCCAGTGGGACGAACTTGCAGTGGATGGAGAATCGCCTGAAGAGCTTGGAGGAACGCATCAAAGTGTTGGAGAAGACAAAATGGAGCGATGACTGA
- the LOC143527315 gene encoding uncharacterized protein LOC143527315 isoform X2 yields the protein MLGLGLAVLALTAACYGGTTPQEETSSRGSGGSGPALSVLIDEYNLGSQAIEAFFTFVEMVLRFVAEGAASGLNVIAVYVSEILRVTGVGDPVSIPHFTPEGVFSVAKWALIAVIGYWLVCVVLRVAMALLKRVFWLLKLVVVARIFVRIVSDPNASPETTATRLSVLVVFCAVVSVATRAASGTNLQWMENRLKSLEERIKVLEKTKWSDD from the exons ATGCTCGGTTTGGGGCTCGCCGTTCTGGCCCTAACAGCGGCATGTTATGGGGGAACTACGCCGCAGGAGGAGACCTCCAGCCGGGGTTCGGGCGGCTCTGGGCCCGCCCTCTCTGTCCTCATCGACGAGTACAATCTTGGCAGCCAGGCAATTGAAGCTTTTTTTACG TTTGTGGAGATGGTGCTACGGTTCGTGGCGGAAGGCGCTGCCAGTGGACTCAACGTCATCGCCGTTTACGTGTCGGAGATTCTCCGTGTGACCGGAGTAGGGG ATCCAGTGTCGATCCCACACTTCACTCCTGAGGGTGTGTTCTCGGTTGCCAAGTGGGCACTCATAGCGGTGATTGGCTACTGGCTTGTGTGTGTCGTGCTGCGTGTTGCCATGGCGCTGCTGAAGCGGGTGTTCTGGCTGCTGAAGCTGGTCGTGGTCGCGCGAATCTTTGTGCGTATCGTCAGCGATCCGAACGCCTCCCCCGAAACCACGGCGACGCGCCTGTCCGTGCTGGTGGTCTTCTGCGCCGTCGTGAGCGTGGCCACCAGGGCCGCCAGTGGGACGAACTTGCAGTGGATGGAGAATCGCCTGAAGAGCTTGGAGGAACGCATCAAAGTGTTGGAGAAGACAAAATGGAGCGATGACTGA